From the genome of Nicotiana sylvestris chromosome 2, ASM39365v2, whole genome shotgun sequence, one region includes:
- the LOC104220555 gene encoding protein PHLOEM PROTEIN 2-LIKE A10-like, with protein sequence MALNYMDLKQIKKELVYTQKNKNLIVALGALGVTGFGAYKAYNSRSMALKRERLFKLADAVISLAEMVSDSADAIGIFSRDLKEFIRSESDQIPTSLKQILKIPQSDELSESVVKVTSALTIGFLKGYQQETERTGSGLFDQILNKLFSDAGSGFASVIVGNFVRNLVLSFYSVKQSSDIEYSVPIWIDALFQDKCRELIGNCVQLFVSTAVTVYLDRTMHINTYNEIFTGLTNPKNEAKTREMLVTICNGAVETFVKTSHQILTSTEMDSSALSVNNFKEKQFLDEDQDSEWMNKVVCSTLAMPCNKTFILDLSGRLIFECVKSFVEILLEKLYECLRRYVDFINEEIVRSTAEVYRCVSVKSSAVISLCLSLCVDILNGPWVLVLT encoded by the coding sequence ATGGCTCTGAATTATATGGATTTGAAGCAAATAAAAAAGGAACTGGTTTATACTCAAAAGAATAAAAACTTGATTGTTGCTTTGGGAGCTCTAGGTGTCACTGGTTTTGGTGCATACAAAGCTTATAACTCACGTTCTATGGCTTTAAAAAGGGAAAGATTGTTTAAGCTTGCTGATGCAGTTATTTCTTTAGCTGAAATGGTATCTGATTCTGCTGATGCAATTGGAATTTTCTCAAGAGATCTAAAGGAATTTATACGATCTGAATCTGATCAAATTCCTACAAGTTTAAAGCAGATTTTAAAGATTCCTCAGTCAGATGAGCTTTCAGAGTCTGTTGTTAAGGTTACTAGTGCTTTGACTATTGGATTTCTCAAAGGTTACCAGCAAGAAACAGAGAGAACTGGCTCTGGTTTGTTTGACCAAATCCTAAATAAACTGTTTTCTGATGCAGGGAGTGGTTTTGCTTCTGTAATTGTGGGAAATTTTGTTAGGAATTTGGTACTGTCATTTTATTCTGTTAAACAGAGTTCAGATATTGAATACTCTGTTCCAATATGGATTGATGCTTTGTTTCAGGATAAGTGCAGAGAATTGATTGGGAATTGTGTGCAATTATTTGTGAGCACTGCTGTTACTGTTTATCTTGACAGAACAATGCATATCAACACCTACAATGAGATATTTACTGGGTTGACAAATCCCAAGAATGAAGCTAAAACGAGAGAAATGCTAGTGACCATATGTAATGGTGCCGTAGAAACTTTTGTCAAAACTTCTCATCAAATTTTGACAAGTACAGAAATGGATTCATCTGCTCTTTCAGTTAATAACTTCAAAGAGAAACAATTTTTGGATGAGGATCAGGACAGTGAATGGATGAATAAAGTAGTATGTTCTACTTTGGCAATGCCATGCAATAAGACGTTTATTCTTGATTTGAGTGGGAGGCTTATTTTTGAGTGTGTTAAATCTTTTGTGGAGATTCTACTGGAAAAGTTATATGAGTGTTTGAGAAGATATGTAGATTTTATCAACGAGGAGATTGTTCGAAGTACTGCTGAAGTTTATAGGTGTGTGAGTGTGAAGTCCTCTGCTGTTATTAGCTTATGCCTTAGTTTGTGTGTGGACATCTTGAATGGTCCTTGGGTTTTGGTTCTTACTTAA